The following are encoded in a window of Urocitellus parryii isolate mUroPar1 chromosome 7, mUroPar1.hap1, whole genome shotgun sequence genomic DNA:
- the Proca1 gene encoding protein PROCA1 isoform X2: MWVRTTLTIERWTEEKTGCETHAWDKSESSDINRLPGWERGHLLARVASSTDASTLSSEGEGKETDSCCWNHKQCAGHIIHPFSDYGHRNLHVHAVSHCDCDSRCKSYRPVSVAVIHHPIHHECGADDLNEEEEEEDQSRPPIPTQVGPTTAPTEPCTSTVTGTPDSAAPITIWRSESPTRKNQDIKVIKKIKKKKEKDKEEEMTDEKTKLKKKVKKGKLTKKKSPMKSESAPPDLSRTLSPRMLARMSESSPESPEDLESEDSYNDRGQQEPSSDDIVESSSPRKREKCIAHVKKNRGKTSPTRKVIKRKSPPVSNPNLS; encoded by the exons ATGTGGGTCAGGACGACACTGACAATTGAAAGATGGACTGAGGAAAAGACTGGCTGCGAGACCCACGCCTGGGACAAAAGCGAGAGCAGCG ATATAAACAGGTTACCCGGCTGGGAGAGAGGACATCTGCTGGCTCGTGTAGCATCCAGCACTGATGCATCTACCTTATCTTCTGAAG GTGAAGGCAAGGAGACTGACAGCTGCTGCTGGAACCACAAGCAGTGTGCTGGGCACATCATCCACCCCTTCTCTGACTATGGCCACCGCAACCTACATGTACATGCTGTCAGCCACTGCGACTGTGATTCTAG GTGCAAAAGCTATAGGCCTGTTTCTGTAGCAGTGATCCACCATCCCATCCACCATGAATGTGGGGCAGATGACCtaaatgaagaagaggaagaggaggatcaAAGTAGGCCTCCCATCCCAACTCAGGTGGGACCCACCACAGCGCCCACTGAACCATGCACCAGCACAGTCACTGGGACCCCTGACTCAGCAGCGCCCATCACCATCTGGCGCTCTGAGAGCCCCACAAGGAAGAACCAGGACATCAAGGTGATtaagaagataaagaagaaaaaggaaaaagacaaggaggaggagatgacagATGAGAAGACAAAGCTGAAGAAAAAAGTCAAGAAGGGCAAGTTGACTAAGAAGAAAAGCCCAATGAAATCAGAGTCTGCACCTCCAGACTTGAGCCGAACATTAAGCCCAAGAATGTTGGCCAGGATGTCGGAGTCCAGCCCAGAAAGCCCAGAAGACCTGGAGAGTGAGGATAGTTACAATGACCGGGGTCAGCAAGAGCCCTCCAGTGACGACATCGTAGAGTCATCATCacccaggaagagagagaaatgcaTTGCCCATGTCAAGAAAAACAGGGGAAAGACCTCGCCAACCAGGAAAGTGATCAAGAGGAAATCTCCCCCAGTGTCCAACCCAAATCTCAGTTGA
- the Proca1 gene encoding protein PROCA1 isoform X1, whose amino-acid sequence MWVRTTLTIERWTEEKTGCETHAWDKSESSDINRLPGWERGHLLARVASSTDASTLSSEGEGKETDSCCWNHKQCAGHIIHPFSDYGHRNLHVHAVSHCDCDSRLKDCSEKTNSSSSQDTGPTCSHDVESTGFNIIQNPCLECIPEEECVERFWYGWCKSYRPVSVAVIHHPIHHECGADDLNEEEEEEDQSRPPIPTQVGPTTAPTEPCTSTVTGTPDSAAPITIWRSESPTRKNQDIKVIKKIKKKKEKDKEEEMTDEKTKLKKKVKKGKLTKKKSPMKSESAPPDLSRTLSPRMLARMSESSPESPEDLESEDSYNDRGQQEPSSDDIVESSSPRKREKCIAHVKKNRGKTSPTRKVIKRKSPPVSNPNLS is encoded by the exons ATGTGGGTCAGGACGACACTGACAATTGAAAGATGGACTGAGGAAAAGACTGGCTGCGAGACCCACGCCTGGGACAAAAGCGAGAGCAGCG ATATAAACAGGTTACCCGGCTGGGAGAGAGGACATCTGCTGGCTCGTGTAGCATCCAGCACTGATGCATCTACCTTATCTTCTGAAG GTGAAGGCAAGGAGACTGACAGCTGCTGCTGGAACCACAAGCAGTGTGCTGGGCACATCATCCACCCCTTCTCTGACTATGGCCACCGCAACCTACATGTACATGCTGTCAGCCACTGCGACTGTGATTCTAG GCTGAAGGACTGCTCAGAGAAGACAAATAGCAGCAGCTCCCAAGACACGGGCCCAACCTGCTCCCATGATGTGGAGTCAACCGGCTTCAACATCATTCAAAACCCTTGCCTTGAGTGCATCCCAGAGGAAGAATGTGTGGAACGATTCTGGTATGGCTG GTGCAAAAGCTATAGGCCTGTTTCTGTAGCAGTGATCCACCATCCCATCCACCATGAATGTGGGGCAGATGACCtaaatgaagaagaggaagaggaggatcaAAGTAGGCCTCCCATCCCAACTCAGGTGGGACCCACCACAGCGCCCACTGAACCATGCACCAGCACAGTCACTGGGACCCCTGACTCAGCAGCGCCCATCACCATCTGGCGCTCTGAGAGCCCCACAAGGAAGAACCAGGACATCAAGGTGATtaagaagataaagaagaaaaaggaaaaagacaaggaggaggagatgacagATGAGAAGACAAAGCTGAAGAAAAAAGTCAAGAAGGGCAAGTTGACTAAGAAGAAAAGCCCAATGAAATCAGAGTCTGCACCTCCAGACTTGAGCCGAACATTAAGCCCAAGAATGTTGGCCAGGATGTCGGAGTCCAGCCCAGAAAGCCCAGAAGACCTGGAGAGTGAGGATAGTTACAATGACCGGGGTCAGCAAGAGCCCTCCAGTGACGACATCGTAGAGTCATCATCacccaggaagagagagaaatgcaTTGCCCATGTCAAGAAAAACAGGGGAAAGACCTCGCCAACCAGGAAAGTGATCAAGAGGAAATCTCCCCCAGTGTCCAACCCAAATCTCAGTTGA